ACCTTATTTATTTTTTAGCTGTCTTACCAGCTTTTCTAATAATGACTTCATTGCTGTATTTCACGCCCTTACCCTTGTATGGCTCTGGGGGTCTGAAGCTCCTGATTTCAGCGGCGACTTGCCCTACTTTTTGCTTATCGCTCCCTTTGATAGTAATCGTGTTTTTTTCCACCACCATTTCAATCCCTGCTGGAATGGGGTATTTCACTGGGTGGCTAAAACCCAAACTCAAATCCAAAGTTTTATTGCCCAAAGCCACCTTATAGCCCACGCCATTGACTTCTAAAGTCTTACTAAAGCCGGTGCTTAAGCCTATTACAATGTTGTTGGCTAACGCCCCATAAGTCCCCCAATAAGCCCTAGACTGCGCGTCTTCGCCCACAGGCTGGAAACTCAATTGGTTGTTTTCAAGCGTGATTTTCACTCGGTTGTGAGTTTCTAACTCATGCTTTTCTTTGCTGTTTTTAAAAAGAAGCTTGCTCCCTTCAACGCTCGCTTGCACAGAGCTTGGAATTTCAATGATTCTTTTCCCAATTCTTGACATTTTTAATCCTTTACCAAATACTGCAAAGCACTTCGCCACCGACATTCTGTCTGTAAGCTTCTTCGTTAGTGATCACACCCTTAGAAGTGCTTACCACAATCACGCCATAGCCATTTTTAAAGCGCTTCAACTCGTTTTTTTGCTTATACACACGACGACCGGGCTTGCTTAGACGCTTCACTTCGCTGATTTTTGAATGCCCTTTTTCATCATAAGCCAACTGCACATAAACCGATTGTTTCTTGTCTTTATCTTTGACATTGAAATCTTTAATGAAACCCTTTTCTTTAAAAATCTCTAAAATAGAAACCACGATCTTTGCGTAATAAAGCTGTGTGAATTCTAAGCGGCGCATAGAAGCGTTTCTCAAACGAGTTAATGAATCTGCAATTATATCATTTACCATATCTTATCCTTACCAACTGGCTTTTCTCAAGCCTGGGATGAGTCCCTCACTGCCCATTTTTCTTAGGCACACCCTACAAAGCCCAAAATCCCTATAAACCGAATGAGGTCTCCCACAAATGCGGCATCTCGTATAAGCCCTTACTTGGAATTTTGGTTTCCTTTGAGCCTTTGCTATCATTGATTTTTTAGCCATAATTAACCCCTTATCTCACTTTTGCAAAAGGCAATCCAAGCAATTCTAACAACTTGAACGCTTCTTTATCGTTGTCCGTAGAAGTTACCATAGTGATGTTCATGCCATGACTGACCATAATATCATCATAAACCACTTCCGGGAAAATCAACTGCTCATTGATCCCAAAGGTGTAATTCCCACGCCCATCAAAGCCATTCCGTGAGATCCCTCTAAAGTCTTTCACTCTGGGTAACGAAATCACAATCAGCTTTTCTAAGAAATTATACATGCGTTTATTCCTTAAGGTAACTTTCGCCCCTACCGCCATGCCTTCTCTGATCTTAAAACCCGCAACGGATTTTTTCGCTTTAGTGATAACGGCTTTTTGCCCTGCAATCAAAGAAATCGTTTGTGCGATATTTTGCATGATTTTCATGTCTTTTGCATGCGCTCCAGCGCCCACGCTGATAACGATTTTTTCTAGCTTGGGTAAAAGCATGGGGTTTTTGATGTCTAATTCTTGAGCGAGTTTTGTTCTCACTTCATTTTGATAAAATTGTTTCAAACCAAACATGTATCCAACTCCTTAGGCTTTCTTCACATTGGAAATGTGCATGGGCTTTTCTTTATGGATAAAGCCCCCTTTAGGGTTATCATCAGTAGGTTTAATCGCTTTTTTCACCACTTTACACCCTTCAACAACCACTTGAGAAGTCTTAGGCAACACCGCTAAAACCTTAGCGACCTTACCCTTATCGTCTCCTGCAATGACTTTCACCATGTCATTTTTTTTGATTTCACTTTTCATTATACAACCTCCGGCGCTAGAGAAATAATTTTCATGAAATTAGCGTAACGCACTTCTCGGCTCACTGGCCCAAAAATCCTTGTGCCAACAGGATCTTTTTTAGCGTCCAAAATCACCGCTGCATTGTCATCAAAACGCACCAAAGAACCATTTTTCCTTTGGATTTCTTTTTTCGTTCTCACCACAACGGCTTTGACGACTTGACCGCGTTTCACCTTGCCATTAGGGATAGCTTTTTTCACAGAAGCCACGATCACGCTACCCACGCTCGCATAGCGTTTGTGGCTGCCTCCTAACACCTTAATGCACATGATTTCTTTAGCGCCGCTATTGTCAGCGACATTCAATCTTGTAAAACTCTGTATCATGCTTATACTCCCACTACTAAAATTTCTTTAAGCGTGAAGGACTTGGTTTTAGAAAACGGTCTGCACTCAATCGCGCTCACAAAATCCCCTACTTTCACCTGATTGTTTTCATCATGGATGGTGTATTTTTTGAACTTTTTAACAATCTTTCTGTATTTTTCATGCACCACTTTTCTTTCCACAAGAATCACAGCACTTTTTTCAGCAAACTTGCTGATAACCTTGCCTTGCACCAGCCTTTTATGCGGCTCTTTTGTATTCATTGCTTACCCTTTTTTTACTCAACGCTAGAAGAATAATACGCATTAATGGCCGTGTTAATGCGAGCGATATTTCTTCTGGCTTTCTTAATCTCGTTAGGATTACTCAATTGCATGGTCTTTAACTTAACGCGCAACTCAAAAAGCTCCGCCTTTTTAGCATGCAACAACTCTTCTAATTCCTTGATACTCTTATCTTTCAATTCAGTATATTTCATTTTCGCTCTCACAAGTTACAATTTTGGTTTTAAAAGGAAGTTTGCTCTGAGCTAACGCTAAAGCTTCTCTCGCTAATCCTTCTTCAATGCCTAGCATTTCATAAACGATCCTGCCCGGCTTGATATTCATCACCCATTTTTCCACAGAGCCTTTACCTTTACCCATCCTCGTTTCTAAAGGTTTGGCGGTCAAAGGCTTATCAGGAAACACTCTAATCCACACCTTACCCGCTCTTTTAATATGCCTTGTCATAGCCACCCTTGCGGATTCAATCTGGCGCGAATCAATCCTCCCATGCTCTATGGCTTTAATCGCAATATCCCCAAACGCAATAGAGTTACCACGATGGGCTTTCCCACGATTGCGCCCTTTCATTTGCTTTCTGTATTTTGTTCTTTTTGGCATTAACATGATTATTGTCTCCCTCTTCTGCTTCTTCTAGGCTCTCTTTCTTCTTTAGCCTCTTCTTTTTTCTCAAATTGGATGCCTTTTTGCAAAACTTCCCCTTTGAAAATCCACACTTTCACGCCAATAATACCATATACCGTCATCGCTTCAGCAAAGCCATAATCAATCTTAGCCCTTAAAGTGTGTAAAGGCACGCGCCCTTCCATATACCATTCGGTGCGAGCGATTTCAGCCCCTGCTAAACGGCCAGAAACGCGCACCTTGATTCCTTTAGCGCCGGATTTTAACGCCGCTTGCATGACCTTTTTCATCGCGCGACGGAAAGCGACCCTTTTTTCTAATTGGGTGGCTACATTTTCTGCGGCTAATTGGGCGTCAGCTTGGGGGCGTTTGACTTCTTTAATATTAATGGAGACTTCTTTTTTGATGAGCGTTTTTAGGCCTTCTTTGACTTTTTCAATATCCACGCCTTTTTTACCAATGATAAGCCCTGGGCGAGCCGCTACGACCGTAACGCGCAGTTTTTTAGCCGCTCTTTCAATCACAATCTCGCTCACGCCGGCATAATAAAGCTCTTTTTTAAGGAATTTCCTAATCTTATTGTCTTCATCAATATTGCTTGGAGCAGTGCGAGTGCTAGGGAACCATCTGGAAGTCCAATTCCTATTAATACCTAATCTTAAACCTACCGGATTAACTTTTTGTCCCATGCCCTACTTACCTTCTGCTTGATTTTTTTTATGGCTTTTAGAAGATTTCATTTCTTTCCCTTCTGCTACTTCTACGAATACATGAGATGTTGGCTTTCTAATGGCTGTGGCTCTGCCTTTAGCCCTTGGAATGGAGCGCCTAAGCACAGGGCCAGCATCCACTCTGCAAGAAACAATCAGAGTGCTCTTGGCGTCTAAAGAGCCGTTAGCGACCGCAGAAGCCACCACTTTTGAAAGCACTCTGGCCGCTTTATTGGGCGTAAATTCCAAACTAGCGATCGCTAATTCAGCGTTCATGCCTTGAATCTGTCTTGCAATCAATCTGGCTTTAGTAGGAGATAACCGCACAAATCTTAATAACGCTTTACTCATTCTACCCCCTTACTTGCCAATCTTTTTTTGGACACTGCCTTTGTGCCCTTTAAAAGTTCTTGTAGGAGCGAATTCCCCCAACTTATAACCCACATGGTTTTCTGTGATATACACAGGGACAAAAACCCTTCCGTTATGCACATTATAAGTAAAACCAATCATTTCAGGCAAAATGGTGCTTCTTCTAGACCATGTTTTAATCGGGCGGTTATCCTTACCCTCTTTTGCCTTGAGCGTTTTTTTCATCAAGTGGTCGTCTATAAAAGGACCCTTTTTAATTGACCTAGACATTCTTTAACCCTTTATTTATGTTTCTTTCTGGAAATGATGAGCTTGTCGCTAGCTTTTTTCTTTCTAGTTTTATAGCCCTTAGCTGGAGTGCCCCAAGGCGATACAGGATGACCGCTTGTCCCTGTTTTACCCTCACCCCCACCATGCGGGTGATCCACTGGGTTCATCGCGCTACCACGAGTTTGTGGGCGAATCCCTCTATGGCGGTTACGCCCTGCCTTACCGATAGAGACATTGATAAAATCCTCATTCCCTACCACGCCAACACTCGCCATGCATTCGCTTAGAATGTAGCGCATTTCAGAGCTTGGCATCCTAAGAATGGTGTATTTATTTTCCCTACCCATGATTTGAGCGCTCATTCCTGCACTTCTGGCTAATTGCCCACCAGCCCCTGGATGCATTTCAATGTTATGCACCACCGTTCCTATGGGGATATTTTTTAACTTCATCGCAAAGCCCACTTTAATATCCAAACCGCCTTCAGCAGCGATAACGCTATCGCCCACTTTCAAACCGCTTGGCTGTAAAATATAGCGTTTGTCCCCATCAGGATAGACTACAAGAGCGATGCGCGCGTTTCTGTAAGGATCATACTCAATCGCAACTACTTTCCCTTCAATGTTGTATTTGTTGCGCTTGAAATCAATAATGCGGTAGAGTTTTTTAGCCCCTCTCTCTTTGTGGCGGCTAGTGATTCGCCCGTTATTGTTCCTCCCTGCTGTCGCTTTAAGCTTAGTGAGTAAGCCTTTGACACTGCTTTTTGCGGTAATGTCTTTAGAGTCCAACACCGACATGAAGCGTCTGCTTGGGGTGTAGGGCTTATAAGTTTTAATCGCCATAACGCTTTCTCCTTTCTACGCGCCAAGGGCGGCAATGCTAGCGCCCTCTGGAACTTTCACATAAAATTTCTTAAACGACTTTCTTTGTCCAAGCTTCCCTCTAAAGCGTTTCACCTTACCTTCTTGTTTCAAAGAATTGATTTTCAAAGGCTCAAAGCCAAAGTAAGTTTTAAACACTTCTTTGAGCTGGTTTTTGGTTACATTTTGAGCCGTTTGGACCACTAAAACACCTTTTTCTTGCAATCCTAATGACTTTTCAGTGTAAAGAATTGACTTTATATCCATGATGTCTGCCATTTTTTACTCCTCTGTCTTATCTTGCACCGCATGCTGAAACGCCGCTTCTTCCATCACGACAGAGCTAAACGCCGCTAAAAGATAAGCGTTTAACTCGCTCACATCAACAATAAGGCATTTTTTAAGGTTACTAAAGGCTAACTCGGTGTATTCGTCCATGTTCATGCACACAAACAAAGTGTCTCGTTGCTCTAAAGCCTGGAACATTTGGTTGGCTTCTTTAGTCAAATGCTTTCTTTTATTGTCTTCAACCACACCCTTTATAGCAATTTTTTCCACCACAAAAAGCTTATTCGCTTGCGCTTTTTCTTCTAAAGCGTATTCTAAAGCCAAGCGTTTTTGTTTTTTGTTGATTTTAAGATTGTAATTGCGCTTATTTGTAGCCCCATGAGAGACACCCCCACCCACAAACACAGGCGAAGTGATGCTCCCTGCTCTGGCTCTCCCGCCCCCTTTTTGCGCCCAAGGCTTCCTACCGCCCCCGCTCACTTCAGCACGGTTTTTACTTTTAGCGGTATTAGCGCGCGCAGAAGATAAATAATGTTTCACGTAAAGATAGAGGTTATGGCTGTTGATGCCCTCATATCTTTTAGGTAACTCCACGCTACCCTTTTCTTTCAAATGGCTGTCTAAAACGATGGCCTTACTCATATCAAACCCTTTATATTATATTCAGTGTATGGTTTTATACCGCTCTGATGCGTCCATAAGCCCCAGAAAAGCCGGCCACTGAACCCTTTAGCACTAACACCATACTTTCTTTATCAAAAGAGAGCACCTCGTTTTGGCAAGTAACTAGCTCATTGCCATAATGCCCTGCCATTTTCCTACCCTTTTGCACTCTTCCTGGCCATTCTCGGTTACCAATAGAACCAGGGCGGCGGTGGAAACGGCTCCCATGCGCTGCAGGCCCGCCTTGGAAATTCCAACGCTTCATCACCCCCGCAAAGCCTCTTCCTTTCGTTTTAAAGCTCGCTTTAACCCTTTTAAGCGTTTCTAAAGCGCTCAAATCCAAATCGCCCAACTCTTGTTGTTGGGAAGCTTTTAAGGTGGCGAAGCGGTTAAACTCTTTGCTGAGCTGGTATTTCTTTTGCTGGCCTTCAATCGCCTTATTGTGTTTTTTATGCATCGCATAGGCCACTAAAGCTTTCCCGTTTTCTAGCTGGCACACTTTCGCTTGCAAGACTTTAAGCAAGGTTACAGGCGTGCTGTTAGCGTCAATGGTGCGGCTCATGCCTATCTTTTGAACTAAAAATTCCATATCTAACCCTTATTTTATTATCTCAATGCGTTAGGACTACTTCGTTTCCATAGAAGTTACTTCTACATCCACTTCAGGAGCTAAATCCAACTTCATCAAGCTATCCACGGTTTCTGGGGTGGCCGAGATAATATCAATCAACCGGCTATAAACCCTAATCTCAA
This is a stretch of genomic DNA from Helicobacter pylori. It encodes these proteins:
- a CDS encoding 50S ribosomal protein L6, which encodes MSRIGKRIIEIPSSVQASVEGSKLLFKNSKEKHELETHNRVKITLENNQLSFQPVGEDAQSRAYWGTYGALANNIVIGLSTGFSKTLEVNGVGYKVALGNKTLDLSLGFSHPVKYPIPAGIEMVVEKNTITIKGSDKQKVGQVAAEIRSFRPPEPYKGKGVKYSNEVIIRKAGKTAKK
- a CDS encoding 30S ribosomal protein S8, producing MVNDIIADSLTRLRNASMRRLEFTQLYYAKIVVSILEIFKEKGFIKDFNVKDKDKKQSVYVQLAYDEKGHSKISEVKRLSKPGRRVYKQKNELKRFKNGYGVIVVSTSKGVITNEEAYRQNVGGEVLCSIW
- a CDS encoding 30S ribosomal protein S14 type Z, translating into MAKKSMIAKAQRKPKFQVRAYTRCRICGRPHSVYRDFGLCRVCLRKMGSEGLIPGLRKASW
- a CDS encoding 50S ribosomal protein L5, coding for MFGLKQFYQNEVRTKLAQELDIKNPMLLPKLEKIVISVGAGAHAKDMKIMQNIAQTISLIAGQKAVITKAKKSVAGFKIREGMAVGAKVTLRNKRMYNFLEKLIVISLPRVKDFRGISRNGFDGRGNYTFGINEQLIFPEVVYDDIMVSHGMNITMVTSTDNDKEAFKLLELLGLPFAKVR
- a CDS encoding 50S ribosomal protein L24, with translation MKSEIKKNDMVKVIAGDDKGKVAKVLAVLPKTSQVVVEGCKVVKKAIKPTDDNPKGGFIHKEKPMHISNVKKA
- a CDS encoding 50S ribosomal protein L14, with protein sequence MIQSFTRLNVADNSGAKEIMCIKVLGGSHKRYASVGSVIVASVKKAIPNGKVKRGQVVKAVVVRTKKEIQRKNGSLVRFDDNAAVILDAKKDPVGTRIFGPVSREVRYANFMKIISLAPEVV
- the rpsQ gene encoding 30S ribosomal protein S17 — encoded protein: MNTKEPHKRLVQGKVISKFAEKSAVILVERKVVHEKYRKIVKKFKKYTIHDENNQVKVGDFVSAIECRPFSKTKSFTLKEILVVGV
- a CDS encoding 50S ribosomal protein L29; protein product: MKYTELKDKSIKELEELLHAKKAELFELRVKLKTMQLSNPNEIKKARRNIARINTAINAYYSSSVE
- a CDS encoding 50S ribosomal protein L16, encoding MLMPKRTKYRKQMKGRNRGKAHRGNSIAFGDIAIKAIEHGRIDSRQIESARVAMTRHIKRAGKVWIRVFPDKPLTAKPLETRMGKGKGSVEKWVMNIKPGRIVYEMLGIEEGLAREALALAQSKLPFKTKIVTCESENEIY
- the rpsC gene encoding 30S ribosomal protein S3, yielding MGQKVNPVGLRLGINRNWTSRWFPSTRTAPSNIDEDNKIRKFLKKELYYAGVSEIVIERAAKKLRVTVVAARPGLIIGKKGVDIEKVKEGLKTLIKKEVSINIKEVKRPQADAQLAAENVATQLEKRVAFRRAMKKVMQAALKSGAKGIKVRVSGRLAGAEIARTEWYMEGRVPLHTLRAKIDYGFAEAMTVYGIIGVKVWIFKGEVLQKGIQFEKKEEAKEEREPRRSRRGRQ
- the rplV gene encoding 50S ribosomal protein L22, whose translation is MSKALLRFVRLSPTKARLIARQIQGMNAELAIASLEFTPNKAARVLSKVVASAVANGSLDAKSTLIVSCRVDAGPVLRRSIPRAKGRATAIRKPTSHVFVEVAEGKEMKSSKSHKKNQAEGK
- the rpsS gene encoding 30S ribosomal protein S19, with translation MSRSIKKGPFIDDHLMKKTLKAKEGKDNRPIKTWSRRSTILPEMIGFTYNVHNGRVFVPVYITENHVGYKLGEFAPTRTFKGHKGSVQKKIGK
- the rplB gene encoding 50S ribosomal protein L2 gives rise to the protein MAIKTYKPYTPSRRFMSVLDSKDITAKSSVKGLLTKLKATAGRNNNGRITSRHKERGAKKLYRIIDFKRNKYNIEGKVVAIEYDPYRNARIALVVYPDGDKRYILQPSGLKVGDSVIAAEGGLDIKVGFAMKLKNIPIGTVVHNIEMHPGAGGQLARSAGMSAQIMGRENKYTILRMPSSEMRYILSECMASVGVVGNEDFINVSIGKAGRNRHRGIRPQTRGSAMNPVDHPHGGGEGKTGTSGHPVSPWGTPAKGYKTRKKKASDKLIISRKKHK
- a CDS encoding 50S ribosomal protein L23, which codes for MADIMDIKSILYTEKSLGLQEKGVLVVQTAQNVTKNQLKEVFKTYFGFEPLKINSLKQEGKVKRFRGKLGQRKSFKKFYVKVPEGASIAALGA
- a CDS encoding 50S ribosomal protein L4, yielding MSKAIVLDSHLKEKGSVELPKRYEGINSHNLYLYVKHYLSSARANTAKSKNRAEVSGGGRKPWAQKGGGRARAGSITSPVFVGGGVSHGATNKRNYNLKINKKQKRLALEYALEEKAQANKLFVVEKIAIKGVVEDNKRKHLTKEANQMFQALEQRDTLFVCMNMDEYTELAFSNLKKCLIVDVSELNAYLLAAFSSVVMEEAAFQHAVQDKTEE
- a CDS encoding 50S ribosomal protein L3; this encodes MEFLVQKIGMSRTIDANSTPVTLLKVLQAKVCQLENGKALVAYAMHKKHNKAIEGQQKKYQLSKEFNRFATLKASQQQELGDLDLSALETLKRVKASFKTKGRGFAGVMKRWNFQGGPAAHGSRFHRRPGSIGNREWPGRVQKGRKMAGHYGNELVTCQNEVLSFDKESMVLVLKGSVAGFSGAYGRIRAV